A window of Eucalyptus grandis isolate ANBG69807.140 chromosome 4, ASM1654582v1, whole genome shotgun sequence genomic DNA:
atcaatgatctcattagaatctgtctttcaggttcgctgtatatatatttatatatatatatatatatatatgtatgattaatttttattaatgaataaagcaatgtaattagcatgatatgtgattttggtgatatgttgcccctatcactaaagttaaaatcacatgtatatggtataTGTGAagagtaaagtttatatccctagtatgagagaatttcaatgattcaattgagtagtgaccgccaaagtggcacgcttgattgagtttgagaaattttggtctcgtatgatgattgggatgtctcctggtctaatgcgtaatcatactcccaaatgaggtgattgtgtattagttcatggagggatacatgatagtgtggtagaggagtgactgattctagtaattcatatgcccaaaggtgatgaattcacgaagaatttaaatatattctcataatcgCTATCATGTGgagagtgtacaactgcatgtcatgtattctgcccaaatgtgattatatgattatgcatgtaactctctggatgtgtacttgtatgtcaagttacacagtgctcacatgatactaattatatacattgcttgattttcagtcaccttttctgtaattaataactttattattattgagatttttactacttcaaattttaagttatgaacatatgatttgctgcttgagaaaagagcaatagaatttgtttACTGTCCAtgggaacacttgaaaagaggtttgcctgCGGACTGCACTGCTATAAAATTATGGAAGCCTtaattgcttgaaattatgtcttgtctgatattgaaattaggacacatctgcaaagattgtgtttaaatcCTAATaacatatacatctcgtatatgattaaaatgttattttcaaaagttttctatttaaggaaaataatcgagataaaaaataaaacaattacaattagtcttaaaaggttgtcagATTTAACAGTGGCCATGAGTATTTtagcaagtatgacaatgcgaaatagcttaaagggtcatttgtcaaatacttggtagattctggggtggtaatttaattactatacttgaaaattctgacaaaaagatttggccgaaaggcataaatgcaccatattgaatatggtgatgagtatgattagtaagactaatttatctgttttttgtgggctgatattatgaaagcaactttttcacatacaaaatgtgtctcttatcaaagttgtttcatcaacttcttttgaattatacactggacataaattacttgaatcatattaaagTTTAAGGTGTTATGCAGAAGTGagattatctaatccaatacTAGATGCGTTGGAATTTAGATTcactcggaattattttgtatcttacctAGATTGTtcaaaagggtattgattttaagACCCTAAAGAAGATACAAGAATTATGGTATCACATACTGTAAAGTTTCTACAGTTTGACGAGGATAGCTGCTCTCAAactattaaggataatagtaCGATGGAAAATCACcgtgtctttgtctttgcctaaatagataattgtgatacagacaattgtggaatctcctgtaccatagactaaacttgatGATGTTTAAGgtattattcttgatatagtttatgatgaaattttttcaaacctCTCAAGTATAGAATGAAGTGGTTATAGCTTTACtcaggagatttgttagggaaagacgatcGGTTATTCcattagactatatagtctattcgTGAGAGCATGACCAAAATATCTACTACATGGTTGATTTATCgacataaataaatgttgtttcttatccTCAATTAAGTAtatgattagatgccataaaaggcgatatacaatctatgaaacatgtTTGGAAATTTACTAACTTGTCTAAAGAtcataagttcattagttgcaaattggcgtacaaaactaaaaggatttcaaagaaaaattgtgaaatttaaagccaaattgataactaaagttttcactctgaaagaggggtgtattgtttatagtgaagaaataattatttctttaaaagattctttcagagtgaatgtGGCATTAATAACTCTTTTTATTTGGAGTTATGTTatatagatacaaaatctataagTGCAACTGAATGATTTTGCAATAGATGTTTCAAGTgaacttgtgtgtagactgaaaaatcttatttatagtcttaagcaagtttccagacaatattattaaagtttcatagtgttgttattttttgttcaattaggaacaaagtaattcaatatacttgcaaggttagtgggaggaaatttattttattttttcccataCTCgatgtacataatatttttgcttacaagttgttaccttgagacatcttatatcctttgtactgagatttgtaaggattgtttttttcatatcatattatattagattttctcggaggacatttgctgattgtatattggaaatattcaatatacattattgcaagccaggaattgctcctgttgttaagggtgattgactgaatctatcacattgtccttatttagatattgagaaaatctaattaaatggtgcaccttgtgtcagtgcacttaaaagtataatgcaTACttgaatttgcactagactaaatgttgtctttgtgatGGGACTTCTGGGCAGATATCGATCAAATCCAAGACgcgatcactgggttgctgccaagaagatttaaaggtacttaaagaagacgagattatatgctaatttatagacatgttcaattcttgcagttagtagggtatttagatgtaaactttgctggttgttctgatgacatgcaatcaataacataatacatatttatgttagcagtaagtgcaataaataaagttttatgtcatcttctactatgtaagcaatgttagtaacattcttttagactgttacttgggctattatGCTCTAGAATCTCATGACGGAGTTgatcgttttaactttatggatagacccatacggttgtattgagataacaaatttgtagtattatttatttactacagaggtctcaatgggtctaaatatatggtggtcaaatattttttaccataaagaaacgATACAGAAATGTgacttataatataacatattttcacagatgatgtaGTTGTAGATCCACTAACAAAAGGCCTACGCCTgtgtgtatttgagtgacatatCGTTAGCATGGGTctaggagcatcatgagatgttgttgtttagtgggagttattttggctttactctgataaatgtttcatctgtgttcgttacactttgtaacgatttgatatgtatcaatttttgcattcaataaaatattttgaatgtattgttattatgttgaatacatattgataaagtctcaagggattgtataaaccttgagtgaaggctaggggtatccgggcatccggttattagccttgtgcatatgtcttatgatacataaagaaaggttaaccataaggacaagacatatgtgggttcattggaaccataaagcattctctagtggcacaagtttttatgacacctaaggtaagagaatggtgactgacaaatgggatctctctatgagagatgttatccatttgacacactatcatattgaatccatatcaataaagttgagaacattcgtgaccatggaaggctcgtGTGTATACATGCgcttaccgccatgattcggtgtttaagattttatgggataggattgactattaaaaattatctctagaccaaatgtgcgcacatacggtacgatttcaattaatatagtccaagtgggagaatgtaagagttttcctaatgtggactaaattaattgatattgtaatttactgtttttacagTTACCGAAAAACGGGGTTGGTTTAAagagagatagaaggtttcttaattagtctaatatgggctggctagtgtgggccgagttgagcctagcccgtaatgagggagactggctggaaactctataaatagtgctcaagtctctcctctaaccctaattctcacatgtatcctcacctaaggggcgtttacctaacgctaaacgtgaagggggccgcctcattgagccagtgatacggatggcaatagaggagaaggacttgatgcgtggatccccttgatatatgtgggtaatccttttctgcttccgctttatgttcgatggatcctaAAAcatgtgcgttaatctttctactcaattatgcatgttcttgttatggttatggagatcttggggttgcgcaatttgcgtccaataTTGTGTATATGATGAGATCGGCCCATGTAAATGTCCGCGCAAAACACATTGATAAGTAAACAGACAGGGTAGTTCAGGAAGCTCTCAGCTTCCCACAATCGTAACTTGCCATCTTCAGCGGCAGCCCAACCAAGAAGCTGGCCAATACTCTGTCCCTCAAGAAGCTCAATACCTTGCCATTGCTCTGTTCGATGTATCCCACCGTGTAAGCCGTGCTTATGAGCTTAAATGCTCTCCGTCTTCTCTCTTTGGCATAACTCTTCAAGCCAATCTCAATCCTCCTGTACTCTTCTTCACTGCTCATGCCTTGCTTGTCCCTCAAGGCTTCCCCAGGCATCTCGCTAGGACAATGCCATCTTCCAGAACCGAGCAGGCTCCCTAGCCGATGTCTGGCGTCACGGGGTGGAATGCATCTCCGGCTATGCAGACATTAGTTTTGCTTATGTTCCCCAGCAGAATCTCCCACGGATGTCGAAATCTCAGCGGTGACAGTATAATGTTAGCCGGTTCTGTTTTCTCAATAATAGCTCTCACATTGTCTGGTATATTTCCCAGCTTGCTCAGCATGAATTGCTTCGTCTTGGCCGGACTCTCTTCCATCTCTTCATCTGCTTTAAGGAAAGTGACATTGTTTTCTTTTAGATAATATGAAAAGCGGGGTAAAAGAATCTAATAGTTGCCAAAAGCCAACTCATATCTAAGGAAGTACAGATACTCACTCTTgctggaagaagaaaaagtgaagaaccAATATATAGACTTCTCATCGCAAGCAATGGCACCAAGTCTAACGCCTTCAGCATTGTACCGGAAGTATTCAGGCTCGAAACCATGACCATGCTCATAATACGCAGAGCCCCTGATGGAAAATCGGCCAACAAAAGCAGGCTTCTTGAAGCCTAGCCATTTTGTCACTGCTGAGTTCACTCCATCGCACCCAATTAACACCTAGCATTTTCAGAAAGAGCATAAGCATTAAGATAAATTAAACCATAGATATTTTGCTCAGACGAGCAAGCAAATTTTGCACGGACAAAGGGGCATCTCTCGAGCATAAAATATCTCTCTGTCACTCTAAGCAGATTTTCCTAATTAATGGCTATTATGATGCAATACCTTCGCCTTGAGACTTGACCCATCAGAAAGATGGACCAACTTAGAGTAGCCCGATTCCTCTATTGACACGACCTTGGATGAATACCTTACGGTGCCGCTAGGAAGTTCATTCACAAGAGTTTCCAACAGGGTTCTCCTCTGCACACAACGAAATTCATGGCCCCGTCTGCAATGGATGTGCAAAGGTTAAAAAGCCATGCCACACATATCGCAAACCATTGACAAAGGAAATTAGGGACCGGTTGAAATTTGCACAAGAAATGTGAGGAATGGATCTAAATTGTTTGAATGGCTAATTTCACAAGaaattttaaatcacatagattgTCATGAATTTAGACGACTTAACTGTGGCCCTGTGGCATCAAATTGTCTCTCAGCTGTAGGATGTTCAGAAACTTCGGAAGTAGTCTGCAACCTGAACCTGAACCTCGCaaatatcaattcaaattgGGCATAGAGGGATGAGAAAAAGAACTAGCTGTTTGAATTAATATCACGGCATATATCTTATTCATCTAGAGTTGATGGAGTTGATGGATCTATGTTGCATATCAGATGTCATGACAAGGTGCTCACTCAATTCTAGCGTGGGTGTTCTCAGCATTATCAGGATGCGTCCAATCCCTCTCCTattattccttcttgaaaaccCGATCAAAAGGCAAACTCGCTAGATGAAAACATCACATCCACAGACAAACTTGCGGAAACATGAGGCTTGGAAATTATTCTTGTCGATAACAAGCTTAAATTCTAATGGACCATCTGTACAAGTCATTTCATGATCATGTGAAAATGTATCTCCATGATCATTCGAATTAGAATGACGTGGCCACCCTATACCCTTGATGCAGGCTTGGCTGTGTGAAAATGAAAGGGTGGTCAAGTAACCAGGCAGGCCAAGCCAACCACTAAAAATCTCATGTCTTTGTTCGTGCATTCGATGTTATGTCGCACTGTTCATTCGGATTGTAATCGGGATTGTAATCGGGATTACCAATCACAGTAATTGtaagaatatgaaatatttttttcttagcaATAGCAAATGGAGGGGGATTTTCATCAGTTACCTAGAAAGTTGGTTGTGCTGTTGGCGGAGAGGTTCGCCGATGCCAACCGCATCCAAGGCCCGCCAAGCATTTGTCCATGTCAAAAAGGCGAACCCTGTGGTTCTCAACCCATCGGACGCCTCCACAACCAAGCTTCTAAGGCCAAGCCTGCAACAAACAAAATTATCAGTACTAACCTGAACATCAGACATACGAACGAACAGAAAGAAGGTGAGAATGAGACAGAAGGACAGGGAACTTTTAGAGAACAATTCTTTCAAGTTCTAACTGCTCCAATGCCAGCAGAATCACCTGTGAAGTCCCAAAGCTGTAGTGAGGCCTGCAATGCCGGCACCAACAATCACTATGTCTTCAACTGCTTCCATGAATCAACAgcttgatctctctctctctctctctcgctcgctcggtGGCTCCTTCGCTCGGGTGAGGTCTCTTATATAGACGATGAAGACAAACTGTAGAAAGATGATGACTTCATGCAACGACGAATAGCACACTAATGACGGAAGCCAATGCGTATATCGGTTTGGTAATTACTTTTCAGCGAGTGTAAAATGTCCGAAGGTCTTTTTCTAAATCTAGGTACCACGGCAATTGCCatgtgctttttttctttctatcgtGATCATGACCAAGGCTTGTGCGTGATTGAATTTAATACAATCGTCTTGTTAGACTAGTAAcgtaattaattctttttttgtccCCCATCCCATTGGTACATTGTCATTTCAAGTGTTAGCTCGATATTAGTGTTTATGCTTGTGCATACTTGCACATATATCTTATTTTGTACAAccactaattcaatcctaaacttttcaatatgGTTATATAGTCCGAGACATTTTGACGATATAGTTCTCACTAATTTTGGCCTAATATAGTTGACATGACCATTCACTTAATGTCAGTTATCCTATGTGGCACAGCCGTCACGACCGGCGCTGATATAGACAACCTTtgtaattatatttaaattttctatgtttttctttttatttcattttcttttctccctttttccttttttttttctatttccctcTGCTAATTGCTGAGGCCTTAGCAATGGCCAGCGAACCTTAGGCAAGGGTGCCGTAGCCCTACTAGCCATCGCCGAGGTCTCGGCAAAGACACataggaaaaaatggaaagaaaaagaaaacaaaaaaaagttcagaaaattttaaaaattacaaaactcaTCTTCATAATCGTGACAATACTATATAGGATAGCCGGCCTTGATTGTATCGCCACATTGGTGATATCTgatcaaaattggtcggaatAACTATCttgaaaaatccttaaaaattttataactataaatgaccaaattgaaaagtttcaaggctttttggacaatttttcaccAATTTTAATGTTGTTATAAGTTAAGCATTTCAAAGATACATAAGGTTaaaaacatttcaaaattcaaaactcgTGCTCTCATATATATTAGAAACTACATTGATATGTATGATTTATATAGTCTATGATTTATTAGTATTGCGTATATGATGAGGTTGGCCCGCATAAATGCCCACACAAAACACAGTTAAGTAAACGAACGGGGTAATTCAAGTAGCGCTCAGCTTCCCGCAATTGTAACTCGCCATCTTCAGCGGCTGCCCGGCAAAGAAGGTGGCCTGTCCCTCAAGAAATTCAATACCCTGCCATTGCTCTGTTGGATATATCCCACCATATAAGCCTTGCTTATTAGCTCAAATGCCTTCCATCTTCTCTGCTTGGCATAATTCCGCAAGCTCATCTAAATTCTCTTGTATTCCTCTTCACTACCCGTGCCTTGCTTGTCCCTCAAGGCTTCACCTAGGAAACTTGCGGGGACGATGCCATCTTCAAGAGCCGCACAGCCTCCCTGGCCAATGTCCAGTGTCATGGGGTGGAATGCGTCTCCGGCTACGCAGACATTGGTTTTGCTTATGTTTCCCAGCAGAATCTCCCAAGGGGGTCAAAATATCAGCGGTGACAGTATCATGTTATCCGTTTCTGTTCTCCCGATAACAGCTCTCAAGTTGTCCGGTATTTTTCCAAGCTTGCCCACCACGAATTGCTTTATCTTGGCTGGACTCTCTTCCATCTCTTCATCTGCGTTAGGGAAAGTGACATTGTTTGCTCGTAGATAATATGAAAAACAGAGTAAAAGAATCTAACAGTTGCCAAAAGCCAACTCATACCGAAGGAAGAACAGAAACTCACTGTTgctggaagaagaaaaagtgaagaaccAATAAATAGACTTGTCATTGCAAGCGATAACACCAAATCTAACTCCTTCAGGGATGTACTGAAAAATTTTAGGCTTGAAACGCTGACCATGCTCGTAATACACAGAGCCCCTGATGGCAGATCGGCCAACAAAAGCAGGCCTCTTGAAGCCTAGCCATTTTGCCACTGCTGAGTTCAATCCATCACACCCAATTAACACCTAGCATTTTGACATAGAGCATAAGCATAAAGATAAGTTAAATCATAGATATCTCATTCAGACAAGAAAGCGAATTTTTAACAAAGGGGCGTCTTTTGAGCATAAAATATGTCTGTGTCATTCTAAGTAGGTTTTCCTAATTAATGGTAATTATGATGCCACACCTTCGCCTTGAGAATTGACCCAGCGGAGAGATGGACCAGCTTACGGTAGCCAAATTCCCTCAATCAACACGACCTTGGAGGAATACTTTATAGTGCCGCTAGGAAGCTCTTTCTCAAGAGTTTCCAACAAGGTTCTCCTTTGCAGGCAACGAATTTCATGGACTCTTCTGCAATAGACGCTCCAAGTTAATAAGGCATGCCATACTTAAGGATAACCATTAACAAAGGAAATTAGGAATGCATTTGAATTTTCGCAAGAAATGTGAGGAATGGATCTGTTTTAATTGAATGGCTAATTCCGAATGCAATTTTAAGTCACACAGATCTTCATGAGTCCAAATGACTAGCTGCGTCCTCGTGGCATCGGATTTTCTCTCAGCTTTAGAAAGTTTAGAAACTGTGGAAGAGGTCATCAACCTGCACCAGAGCCTCTCAAATATCAGTTCGAGTCGGCCATAAAGCTGTTAAAGGATCAAGATTAAGATCCTTATCTTACTCTGCTACATCAAAAGTCAGCTACTGATCAACACTAGAAGACACGGATAGCCAGACTTATCAACGGTGAAGATTATACAATACAGAAGACGTGGATTGCCAAGCTTGATTTGTCAAAGTTGCTGTTCTGTTGTAAATAGCTGTAAAAATCTGTTAGTTCGTTTCCTTTCTGTTATTAGTTTTCTAGCTTCTCTccatatgttatatatatatatagaaagagTTAAGCTCGTCAAGGAATCAAGGAGAGATAAAGAGAACAGAGGAGAGTGAAGAGCAGGGGATTCGAATTGCTATGTTGCATTTGATTTCTCAATGTATAAGACTCTGATACAAAGATATAAAAGGAAGAACATTTCTTGTACAGATCCTTCGCCTATTGAGTTCATtctctatcatcatcatcatccgaaTTCATTCCTCATCGTCTGCATCCTCGAtttctcatggtatcagagcatgttcTACTGCATCTGAATGAAAAGATCCATTCAGCAGTAGGTTTTTGCATCAAGACAGAAGATCTGAAGCTCCAGAAACTCTCTGTATCAAGGTAATCATATCAGAGCTCATAGTATTActgatatcttcttcttcaagctaaAGGATCGTAACAATGGCGATCATAACACCAAAGTACTCCTTTCCAATACATGTGAATATCTCAAATTTTGTCACAATCAAACTTGTTGAAGACAACTTCCTATTGTGGCAAGCTCAAATCCAAAGATTTCTGAAAAGTCAAgatctttttggttttgttaatgGCGATATTCCTTCGCCTCCTCGAATGCTGCAGAGAGAGGATGAAGGTCGTGAAGCTGATCTTATCAATCCAGATTATACTGATTGAACTAGAACAGATCAGTTGATATCATCATGGATCAGTGGGGCTGTTACTGAAAATATTCTGAGCTTAATAATCGGATTAGAAACATCATCTGAAGTATGGCAAACTCTTCTGAAACGATTTACACAGAAGTCAATTGCTAGAGAGTTCGAACTAAGGGGAAAACTGCAGTCGTGCCAAAAGCATGAACAAACCCTCTCTGTTTATCTCAAGGAATATAAATCCATATGTGATCAGTTGAATGCAATAGGCAAACCTGTGGATGAAATAACCAAAATGTTTGGTGTATTGGAAGGTTTAGGCCCTGAATATGAAAACTTTCGAACCACCATATATTGCTTAAAGCCTCAACCTGAGTATGATGAGGTGATTGCCCAATTAGAAAGGTTTGAATCAAGGCTGAAGACCTATTCCAGGAATCAGTTCAACCTGAATTTGGCCTATTTTGGGCAAAGACAGTCTCGATTCTGACCTAAAGAAAACACTAATGGAGATTACATCTCTCAAACTTCTGGATTTATATCTCAAAGAGGAAGTTATAGAGGAGGTCAAAGCTATGGTCGTGGCAGAGCTGTTAATAATAGAGGTCGTGGCTTTGGTTATCCTAAAAGAAATCAGAATTATAGAACATATATCTTAAACCAAGGACAAGGAGATCAACACCCCCAGACAGAGAAATATTGTCTCTACAATGAATCAAGGATTCAGACCCTATACCACTTACTCTCAAAGGTACCAGAACATCAAAACTTATCCTTCTGTAAACTCAAATAAGAACTTACTGgatgagaaagaaacaagtagTATTCGACTGGAATGTCAAATATGTAAACGATCTGGACATGATGCTCTTCGCTGCTGGTATCGGTTTGACAACTCTTATCAAGCAGAAGACATTCCAGCAGCATTAACAGCAATGCATATTGAAGATTCAACAGGAAGCGAATGGTATCCTGATACTGGTGCTACAGTCCACATCAGTGCCAATCCTAGTATGCTTCATACTCTTTCTAAATATCAAGGACATGATACTGTTATGATAGGCAATGGATCATGTTTACCTGTAACATACATTGGCGATACTTGGCTGAATACAAAGGGTAATACATTACCTCTTAATGATGTTCTAATTGTTCCAGAgataaagaagaatcttctttcAGTATCTAAGCTTACAGATGACTATCCTTGCTCGTTTATCTTTGATAAAACTAGTGTTTATGTAAATGACAACAATACCAAAATAATGGTGAAGCTCGGAAGGAAAACTAGAGGGCTTTATCAAGTTAATCCACAAACTACAGAAGCTTTCTTTACTCAGAGGCAAAGGACAGTCGATGAAGACACATGGCACCAGAGATTAGCTCACACAAATGCACAGGTAGTGAAACATCTGCAAAAACATAAGCTGATACATTTTAATTCAACATCTAAGAATGTATGCAGCAGCTGTCAAATAGCAAAAAGTACAGCtctatcttttcctttgtcAGATTCTACATCAAGTCTTCCATTAGAAAAGGTTCATTGTGACATTTGGGGACCCTCACCAATATGTTCatttcaaaagtttagatattatgtgatttttgttgacagTTTTTCTCGATACAGCTAGTTATATCCTATGAAGTTGAAGTCTGAGTTCTATGACATATTTGTTCAATTCCAAAAGATAGTTGAAAGGCAATACAATCATCAGATTAAAACCTTCcagagtgatggaggaggagagttcGTAAGCAACAGGTTCCAAACTCATCTGAAAAACTATGGGATAAAACAGCTTATATCTTGTCCTCACACACCAGAACAGAATGGGGTCTCAGAAAGAAAACATTGACACATAGTTGAACTGGGCTTAGCTATGCTATATCACTCAAAAGTTCCACTAAAATTTTGGGTAGA
This region includes:
- the LOC120286054 gene encoding monooxygenase 2-like, with the protein product MEAVEDIVIVGAGIAGLTTALGLHRLGLRSLVVEASDGLRTTGFAFLTWTNAWRALDAVGIGEPLRQQHNQLSRRGHEFRCVQRRTLLETLVNELPSGTVRYSSKVVSIEESGYSKLVHLSDGSSLKAKVLIGCDGVNSAVTKWLGFKKPAFVGRFSIRGSAYYEHGHGFEPEYFRYNAEGVRLGAIACDEKSIYWFFTFSSSSKNEEMEESPAKTKQFMLSKLGNIPDNVRAIIEKTEPANIILSPLRFRHPWEILLGNISKTNVCIAGDAFHPVTPDIG